From one Nothobranchius furzeri strain GRZ-AD chromosome 2, NfurGRZ-RIMD1, whole genome shotgun sequence genomic stretch:
- the slc35b2 gene encoding adenosine 3'-phospho 5'-phosphosulfate transporter 1: protein MPFFSWRVWPALVLLVFPSTVAAEEVSLVDGWSDVWLFRFLVNILGYATIIVPGYILISYFKRSNYVERGSGLCYPVVKTCVYGSEDKTGLLDDASVTSRNEADSGSSVKQAFRLIFCAAGLQASYLTWGVLQERVMTRSYGAVTPEEEGERFKDSQFLVFMNRILALTVSGIWCILFKQPRHGAPMYKYSFASLSNILSSWCQYEALKYISFPTQVLAKASKVIPVMLMGKLVSRKSYEYWEYFTAVLISVGVSMFLLTSTTNKHPSTVTTFSGVVILVGYIVFDSFTSNWQDNLFKYKMSSVQMMFGVNLFSCLFTVGSLLEQGAFFDSLAFMTRHSEFAFHAVLLSVCSACGQLFIFYTINQFGAAVFTIIMTLRQAIAILLSCFLYGHAVSPIGGFGIAVVFLALFLRVYARSRMKSSRQSGLPQKV, encoded by the exons ATGCCTTTTTTCTCATGGAG GGTTTGGCCTGCACTTGTGTTACTTGTGTTCCCCTCCACTGTGGCTGCAGAGGAGGTTTCGCTCGTGGACGGCTGGAGCGATGTCTGGCTCTTCCGCTTCCTCGTCAACATTCTGGGATATGCCACCATCATTGTCCCAGGCTACATCCTCATTAGCTACTTCAAGCGCTCCAATTATGTTGAACGAG GCAGCGGGCTCTGCTATCCTGTTGTGAAGACCTGCGTGTATGGCAGCGAGGATAAAACTGGTCTGTTGGATGATGCATCTGTTACCAGCAGGAACGAGGCTGACTCGGGCTCGTCAGTCAAACAGGCTTTCAGGCTGATCTTTTGCGCTGCCGGACTTCAG GCTTCCTATCTAACATGGGGGGTCCTTCAGGAAAGGGTGATGACGCGTTCCTACGGAGCCGTGACTCCTGAAGAGGAGGGCGAGCGATTCAAAGATTCTCAGTTTTTAGTCTTCATGAACCGCATCCTGGCCTTGACTGTGTCAGGCATCTGGTGCATCCTGTTTAAGCAACCTCGCCACGGCGCGCCAATGTACAAATACTCCTTTGCCTCTCTCTCCAACATCCTGAGCAGCTGGTGCCAGTACGAGGCCCTTAAGTACATCAGCTTCCCCACTCAGGTCCTGGCCAAGGCCTCCAAAGTCATTCCCGTCATGCTCATGGGAAAGCTCGTGTCTCGTAAAAGCTATGAATACTGGGAGTACTTCACAGCTGTGCTGATCTCTGTTGGCGTTAGCATGTTTCTGCTCACCAGTACAACCAACAAGCACCCGTCCACCGTCACCACCTTCAGCGGGGTCGTCATTCTCGTCGGCTACATCGTCTTTGACAGCTTCACCTCCAACTGGCAGGACAATCTGTTCAAGTACAAGATGTCGTCCGTGCAGATGATGTTTGGGGTCAACCTGTTCTCCTGTCTCTTCACTGTCGGCTCGCTGCTGGAGCAGGGTGCCTTCTTTGACTCGCTGGCCTTCATGACGCGCCATTCAGAGTTTGCCTTTCATGCTGTGCTGCTCTCCGTTTGCTCGGCATGCGGCCAGCTCTTCATCTTCTACACCATCAACCAGTTTGGCGCTGCCGtcttcaccatcatcatgacGTTGCGTCAAGCCATCGCCATTCTTCTGTCCTGTTTCCTTTATGGCCATGCCGTCAGTCCGATCGGCGGCTTTGGCATCGCTGTTGTTTTCCTAGCACTTTTCCTGCGGGTTTATGCACGCAGTCGCATGAAGTCGAGCCGGCAGTCCGGGTTGCCGCAGAAGGTGTAG
- the LOC107377707 gene encoding proteasome assembly chaperone 2 — protein sequence MFISSQNSPVAFKGFTLVMPAVAVGNVGQLAVDLIISTLNLSRVGYLHTDCLIPMAGNNPYSTCKEDAEGLHCPAEVFTAAERKLAVLQIRVPIIQKKSKKFRQMLVSWIKSSGFSRTVVLSSSHAYQRDDQQLHGTPLRYLATPSLLKVSVDTLKELGWREMERVPAFPGVKDADAEPRLCIPGGGITKGLYSDSCLAEDLPLAVLLLFCSEGDNIPDAFALVNHLNDWLHLLDTLGCECKWKIPTSWSLLFGSGIPPALF from the exons ATGTTTATCTCTTCACAAAACTCACCGGTCGCCTTCAAAGGTTTCACCCTCGTCATG CCTGCAGTAGCTGTGGGGAACGTGGGTCAGCTGGCTGTCGACCTCATCATTTCCACTCTCAACTTGAGTAGAGTGGGTTACTTACACACAGACTGTCTGATTCCGATGGCCGGGAACAACCCATACAGCACCTGCAAAGAGGACGCTGAGGGGTTGCACTGTCCCGCAGAGG ttttcacAGCAGCAGAACGGAAGTTGGCAGTTCTTCAAATCAGAGTGCCGATTATTCAg AAAAAGTCTAAGAAGTTCCGTCAGATGCTCGTTTCCTGGATCAAATCCAGTGGCTTCTCAAGGACTGTGGTCCTCTCCAGCAGCCACGCCTACCAGAGAGATGACCAGCAGCTGCATGG GACTCCCTTGAGGTATCTGGCAACCCCGTCCCTACTGAAGGTGAGCGTGGACACACTGAAGGAGCTTGGCTGGAGAGAGATGGAGCGAGTGCCGGCATTTCCTGGAGTGAAGGACGCTGATGCAGAGCCAAGACTGTGCATCCCAGGAGGAGGCATCACCAAAGGGCTTTACTCCGACAG CTGTTTAGCTGAGGACCTCCCACTCGCTGTGCTGCTGCTCTTCTGTTCAGAAGGTGACAACATCCCAGACGCCTTTGCTTTGGTCAACCACCTCAACGACTGGCTCCATCTGCTGGACACTCTG GGCTGCGAGTGCAAGTGGAAGATCCCGACTTCCTGGAGTCTCCTGTTTGGATCAGGCATTCCTCCTGCTCTGTTCTGA